One Solidesulfovibrio fructosivorans JJ] DNA segment encodes these proteins:
- a CDS encoding cell division protein FtsX translates to MIGRLFVSGARELLHQPGRLAATVAGVAAVVYLCGLFVLAGTALDAAFGRDQGRVRFQVYWKPGADTALIARQMDWMRALPGLVATQVFTPSQALALLGHSLGPQADLSAFAARNPLPQTMLLTFRPPVAEEGFARDMYKRLSGVEGVAEVRYDPHAMDAALAVGLVARRAVLPLAGLLTLLVGLVVGGMVRLSMLRRREELEILRLVGASEWYIRLPLAAGATLTGLCGAGVALAALKLTQAALAYALDVPPLFFRLPFMPAWLAVALALAAAFVAGLAGLAAALEPRS, encoded by the coding sequence GTGATCGGACGGCTTTTCGTCTCCGGGGCGCGGGAGCTGCTGCACCAGCCCGGACGGCTTGCGGCGACCGTGGCCGGGGTCGCCGCCGTGGTCTACCTGTGCGGGCTTTTCGTCCTGGCCGGCACGGCGCTGGACGCCGCTTTCGGCCGGGACCAGGGCCGGGTGCGGTTCCAGGTCTATTGGAAACCCGGGGCGGATACCGCGCTCATCGCCCGGCAGATGGACTGGATGCGCGCCCTGCCCGGACTCGTCGCCACCCAGGTTTTCACCCCGTCCCAGGCCCTGGCGCTTTTGGGCCACAGCCTTGGCCCCCAGGCCGACCTGTCCGCCTTCGCCGCCCGCAACCCGCTGCCCCAGACCATGCTGCTCACCTTCCGCCCGCCCGTGGCCGAGGAGGGTTTCGCCCGGGACATGTACAAGCGCCTGTCCGGGGTCGAGGGCGTGGCCGAGGTGCGCTACGATCCCCATGCCATGGACGCCGCCCTGGCCGTCGGGCTGGTCGCGCGCCGGGCCGTGCTGCCCCTGGCCGGGCTGCTGACGCTTCTTGTCGGACTCGTGGTCGGCGGCATGGTGCGCCTGTCCATGCTGCGCCGCCGGGAGGAACTCGAGATTTTGCGGCTGGTCGGGGCCAGCGAATGGTACATCCGCCTGCCGCTGGCCGCTGGCGCGACCCTGACCGGGCTTTGCGGCGCGGGCGTGGCGCTTGCGGCGCTGAAGCTCACCCAGGCCGCGCTGGCCTACGCCCTGGACGTGCCGCCGCTTTTTTTCCGCCTGCCGTTCATGCCCGCCTGGCTGGCCGTCGCCCTGGCCCTGGCCGCCGCCTTCGTCGCCGGGCTGGCCGGACTGGCCGCCGCCCTGGAGCCGCGTTCCTGA
- a CDS encoding cell division ATP-binding protein FtsE → MDAKETVLDVAGLACSLGDRTVLGGVDLALSQGDFAFLTGPSGSGKTTLLRLLHGSLPWQEGRGMIAGHDLSVVTPAGLYKLRRDVSMVFQDFRILPDRTVYDNVALPLVVRGMERTRLRRRVDSALLALELADDAGRLCAELPGGGQQRVAIARAVVAGPKIMLADEPTGNLDAALSAKVLSILRQFALHGTAVLMATHDRELMAGAPDALVFTLPGGEGEA, encoded by the coding sequence ATGGACGCGAAGGAGACGGTGTTGGACGTGGCCGGCCTTGCCTGTTCGCTCGGCGACCGGACCGTGCTCGGTGGCGTCGACCTGGCGCTCTCGCAAGGGGATTTCGCCTTTCTCACCGGCCCGTCCGGCTCGGGCAAGACCACGCTTTTGCGCCTGCTCCACGGCAGCCTGCCCTGGCAGGAGGGCAGGGGGATGATCGCCGGCCATGACCTGTCCGTTGTGACCCCGGCCGGGCTCTACAAACTCCGCCGCGACGTCTCCATGGTTTTTCAGGATTTCCGCATTCTTCCCGACCGCACCGTCTATGACAACGTGGCCTTGCCCTTGGTCGTGCGCGGCATGGAGCGCACCCGGCTGCGCCGCCGGGTGGACTCGGCGCTGCTCGCCCTGGAACTGGCCGACGACGCGGGCCGCCTCTGCGCCGAACTTCCCGGCGGCGGCCAGCAGCGCGTGGCTATCGCCCGGGCCGTGGTGGCCGGGCCGAAAATCATGCTGGCCGACGAACCGACCGGTAACCTCGACGCCGCGCTGTCCGCGAAGGTGCTTTCCATCCTGCGCCAGTTCGCCCTCCACGGCACGGCCGTGCTCATGGCCACCCACGACCGGGAGCTCATGGCCGGCGCTCCCGACGCCCTGGTCTTCACCCTGCCGGGCGGGGAGGGGGAGGCGTGA
- a CDS encoding ATP-binding protein has product MAAAAFGMILTRYMGNRKVAAQNRARLILASVAAHRLEALQLLLDKRLQLAAAKDILERVVKVDGVTGASLYDASGRLLVSAGSGKPVKNLVDGGGQPPPPGRVFTVAASEADGKLSASLIEPVTSADGRRLASLRLRYSLGELADLNQRTWVAFALAVASAYILLAGLLNVLLHRLVLSPVDTLRRGLEAVQDGQLGHSLPVSSSDAMGRMVLAFNAMSARLKETSDSLAKSRDEIEESRRLLARRVEERTAELAKTNDKLTAEVAARREAEDRQQRALALHRAILESTAEGMVCVSWPLPGDVLAHNRRFLELWGLAENWAALPESERARLLLDNLADPEAARAGYAALMGDGERLETTVLALRDGRFLERRSGPIRQGRSTIGRVFSYVDVTEEIRRRDRTEQQKTMAEEASKAKGAFLAVMSHEIRTPLNVVIGLTEELLAGEATGEQRDHFRIIQQSAAHLLGVVNDVLDFSKIEAGKLVLERIDFNVRELVAGVADVFAREARVKGLDFSTRVDDAVPAFLRGDPGRLRQVLLNLLGNAVKFTESGSVSLDVAPAASGPPDRVGIAIRVADTGIGIAPDRREGIFEDFQQGAGAIARRFGGTGLGLAISKGIVTRMGGTISVEANPGGGSVFTCTAWLDPGRAVAPEPAACAPASEASRRPLHILLVEDNALNAAVTRLHLARMGHDLTVADSAAAAYALLAKESFHAVLMDIEMPDVDGITATRVIRDGGPADGPVLDPAVPIIAVTAHAVEDVRQKCLEAGMSGFVTKPVNYRNLRHLLEQAGEAVAAEVPCPAPDGDALFDPEAARDAMGVTWPQYRELALVSFSEGERRLSDAAKAMDAGDVESAAIAAHTVKGATATMGAYSCRRAAAELEKALRRGDGAAAGKALEELSDLWEKLRAAYSDWRAPDGE; this is encoded by the coding sequence ATGGCCGCTGCGGCCTTCGGGATGATCCTGACCCGGTATATGGGCAATCGCAAGGTTGCCGCCCAGAACCGGGCCCGCCTCATCCTGGCCTCCGTGGCCGCCCATCGCCTGGAAGCCTTGCAGCTCCTGCTCGACAAGCGGCTGCAGCTGGCGGCCGCCAAGGACATTCTCGAAAGGGTGGTCAAGGTCGACGGCGTGACCGGTGCCTCCCTCTATGATGCCTCGGGCAGGCTGCTGGTTTCTGCCGGCAGCGGCAAGCCGGTAAAAAACCTGGTCGACGGCGGCGGCCAGCCCCCGCCGCCCGGGCGCGTCTTCACCGTCGCCGCCTCGGAGGCCGACGGCAAGTTGTCCGCCTCGTTGATCGAACCCGTGACAAGCGCCGACGGCCGCCGTCTGGCCTCCCTGCGCCTGCGTTATTCCCTCGGCGAACTTGCCGACCTCAACCAGCGGACCTGGGTCGCCTTCGCCCTGGCCGTGGCCTCGGCCTACATCCTTCTGGCCGGGCTGCTCAACGTCCTGCTGCACCGGCTGGTGCTCTCCCCCGTGGACACGCTGCGCCGGGGACTCGAGGCCGTGCAGGACGGACAGCTCGGGCACAGCCTGCCGGTTTCCTCGAGCGACGCCATGGGCCGGATGGTCCTGGCGTTTAACGCCATGTCCGCCAGGCTCAAGGAAACTTCCGATTCCCTGGCCAAAAGCCGCGACGAGATCGAGGAGAGCCGGCGGCTTCTGGCGCGTCGCGTCGAGGAGCGGACGGCCGAACTGGCCAAAACGAACGACAAGCTGACGGCCGAGGTCGCGGCCCGGCGCGAGGCCGAGGACCGGCAGCAGCGCGCCCTGGCTCTGCATCGGGCCATCCTGGAGTCCACGGCCGAGGGCATGGTCTGCGTGTCCTGGCCGCTGCCCGGGGACGTGCTGGCCCACAACCGCCGGTTTCTGGAACTGTGGGGGCTCGCGGAAAACTGGGCCGCGTTGCCGGAGTCGGAGAGGGCGCGGCTTCTTCTCGACAATCTGGCCGACCCCGAGGCCGCCCGGGCCGGGTACGCGGCGCTCATGGGCGACGGGGAGCGCCTGGAGACGACGGTGCTGGCGCTTCGCGACGGCCGCTTTCTGGAGCGCCGTTCCGGTCCCATACGCCAGGGGCGCTCCACCATCGGGCGCGTGTTCTCCTATGTGGACGTGACCGAGGAGATCCGGCGTCGGGACCGCACGGAACAGCAAAAGACCATGGCCGAGGAGGCGAGCAAGGCCAAGGGGGCGTTTCTGGCCGTCATGAGCCACGAAATCCGCACGCCCCTCAATGTCGTCATCGGCCTGACCGAGGAACTGCTCGCCGGCGAGGCCACGGGCGAACAGCGGGACCACTTCCGGATCATCCAGCAGTCGGCCGCCCACCTGCTCGGCGTGGTCAACGACGTGCTCGACTTTTCCAAGATCGAGGCCGGCAAGCTGGTGCTCGAGCGTATCGACTTCAACGTGCGCGAGCTCGTGGCCGGCGTGGCCGACGTGTTCGCCCGGGAGGCCCGGGTCAAGGGGCTCGATTTTTCGACCCGGGTGGACGACGCCGTGCCGGCGTTTTTGCGCGGCGATCCGGGCCGGCTGCGCCAGGTGCTGCTCAACCTGCTCGGCAACGCGGTGAAATTCACCGAGTCCGGGTCGGTCTCCCTGGACGTCGCGCCCGCCGCGTCCGGGCCGCCGGATCGGGTCGGCATCGCCATCCGGGTGGCGGATACCGGCATCGGCATCGCCCCGGACCGGCGTGAAGGCATTTTCGAGGATTTTCAGCAGGGCGCGGGGGCCATTGCCCGGCGTTTCGGCGGCACGGGCCTGGGGCTCGCCATAAGCAAGGGCATCGTCACGCGCATGGGCGGGACCATCAGCGTGGAGGCCAATCCCGGCGGGGGCAGCGTTTTCACCTGCACGGCCTGGTTGGACCCGGGCCGGGCGGTCGCCCCGGAACCGGCGGCATGCGCGCCGGCCTCCGAAGCCTCCCGGCGGCCGCTTCATATCCTGCTCGTCGAGGACAATGCCCTAAACGCCGCCGTCACCCGGCTGCACCTGGCCCGCATGGGCCACGACCTGACCGTGGCGGACAGCGCCGCCGCCGCCTACGCCCTGCTCGCCAAGGAGTCGTTTCACGCCGTGCTCATGGATATCGAGATGCCCGACGTCGACGGCATCACCGCCACCCGCGTCATCCGGGACGGGGGGCCGGCCGACGGCCCGGTTCTCGATCCCGCCGTCCCCATCATCGCGGTCACGGCCCATGCCGTGGAGGACGTGCGCCAGAAATGCCTGGAGGCCGGCATGAGCGGCTTCGTCACCAAGCCCGTCAACTACCGGAACCTGCGCCACCTCCTCGAACAAGCGGGCGAGGCCGTAGCGGCGGAGGTTCCCTGCCCGGCCCCGGACGGTGACGCCCTGTTCGATCCCGAGGCGGCCCGCGACGCCATGGGCGTCACCTGGCCCCAGTACCGGGAATTGGCCCTGGTCAGCTTCAGCGAGGGCGAACGGCGGCTGTCCGACGCCGCCAAGGCCATGGATGCCGGGGACGTCGAAAGCGCGGCCATCGCCGCCCACACCGTCAAGGGCGCCACCGCGACCATGGGGGCCTACTCCTGCCGGCGCGCGGCGGCGGAGCTGGAAAAGGCCCTGCGCCGGGGAGACGGCGCCGCCGCCGGCAAGGCCTTGGAAGAACTCTCCGATCTTTGGGAAAAGCTGCGCGCCGCCTACAGCGACTGGCGCGCCCCGGACGGCGAATGA
- a CDS encoding C40 family peptidase translates to MRIALRIALMVFLGLSLGGCAFFGSGSGPSGIAPGKGTIVDTARSQIGVPYRYAGQSPRQGFDCSGFVQWVYARHGIRLPRRTDDQIRVGRHVSKSELRPGDLVFFMPSAKSGSLHVGIFDGHGAFIHSPSSGGRVRADSMLAPYWRSTYYAANRVTP, encoded by the coding sequence ATGCGGATCGCCCTACGCATCGCCCTGATGGTTTTTCTCGGCTTGTCGCTCGGCGGCTGCGCCTTTTTCGGTTCCGGTTCCGGGCCGTCCGGCATCGCCCCGGGCAAGGGGACGATCGTGGACACGGCCCGGTCGCAAATCGGCGTACCCTACCGGTATGCCGGGCAATCCCCACGGCAAGGGTTCGACTGCTCGGGGTTCGTCCAGTGGGTCTACGCCCGCCACGGCATCCGTCTGCCCCGCCGCACCGACGACCAGATCCGGGTCGGCCGGCATGTGTCCAAAAGCGAGCTAAGGCCCGGTGATCTGGTCTTTTTCATGCCCTCGGCCAAGTCCGGCAGCCTGCACGTGGGCATCTTCGACGGCCACGGCGCGTTCATCCACAGCCCGTCCTCGGGCGGGCGGGTGCGCGCGGACAGCATGCTCGCCCCGTACTGGCGCTCGACGTATTACGCGGCCAACCGCGTCACGCCCTGA
- a CDS encoding ABC transporter ATP-binding protein, translating to MAHLRLTDVSVHFGGLQALTEVSFDLRPGEILSLIGPNGAGKTTIFNVITGVYKISGGQVTYDDVPISGLRPHHILARGIARTFQNIRLFTAMTALENVMVARHCRTRASVLGSVLRSPSQRREEAGVRRRAMEALDFAGLADHADTVAKNLPYGLQRRLEIARALGSDPKTLLLDEPAAGLNPSESRELMETIQRIADTGINVLLVEHDMSVVMNVSHRVVVLDHGVCICQGTPEEVRANPAVIEAYLGSEAEA from the coding sequence ATGGCCCACTTGCGTCTCACCGATGTCAGCGTCCACTTCGGAGGTCTCCAAGCCCTCACGGAAGTGTCATTCGATTTGCGTCCCGGCGAGATTTTAAGCCTCATCGGCCCCAACGGCGCCGGCAAGACCACCATCTTCAACGTCATTACGGGCGTTTACAAAATTTCCGGAGGCCAGGTCACCTACGACGACGTCCCCATCTCCGGACTGCGGCCCCACCACATCCTGGCCCGGGGCATCGCCCGCACCTTTCAGAACATCCGGCTTTTCACGGCCATGACCGCCCTGGAAAACGTCATGGTGGCCAGGCATTGCCGCACCAGGGCCTCGGTTTTGGGTTCGGTGCTGCGCTCGCCCTCCCAGCGCCGCGAGGAAGCCGGGGTGCGCCGCCGGGCCATGGAGGCCCTGGACTTCGCCGGACTGGCCGACCACGCCGACACGGTGGCCAAAAACCTTCCCTACGGCCTCCAGCGCCGGCTGGAGATCGCCCGGGCGCTGGGGTCCGATCCCAAGACCCTGCTGCTGGACGAGCCGGCCGCCGGGCTCAACCCCTCGGAAAGCCGGGAGCTGATGGAGACCATCCAGCGCATCGCCGACACCGGGATCAACGTGCTTTTGGTCGAACACGACATGAGCGTGGTCATGAACGTCAGCCACCGGGTGGTGGTGCTCGACCACGGCGTGTGCATCTGCCAGGGGACCCCCGAGGAGGTGCGGGCCAACCCGGCGGTCATCGAGGCCTATCTGGGCTCCGAGGCCGAGGCGTGA
- a CDS encoding branched-chain amino acid ABC transporter substrate-binding protein translates to MKTRSIILTALAICLAMAGTATAKTLKIGSMSPLTGSYAADGNDIANGTRAAIAVIEKEGGIPGYDKIELFAEDTACDPRQAVAAANKLINEKVVGVVGAYCSSATIPASEALADADIPMLTPASTSEKVTERGLPYMFRVCGRDDDQSIAAMKFIKDVLKGKTIFIVDDKTTYSQGLADNVEKLAKKEGIKVIEHDHVNQGDKDFSAVLTKIKEAKPDVFYMSLQNSASGALMLIQAKRAGVTAAIIGQDAVYHPQLMEIAKDAAEGAYLTFGYIDDTTPAYKKFLAAYSKYGKPGAYSAYSFDAAYSLLSAIKAAKSTDPAKIKAELVKMNMDGASKKIRFAKNGESGSNYIIRVVKDGKFVNYWDPQTGKKY, encoded by the coding sequence ATGAAGACGAGAAGCATCATCCTCACGGCCCTGGCCATCTGCCTCGCCATGGCCGGGACGGCCACGGCGAAAACCCTCAAGATCGGCAGCATGAGCCCGCTTACCGGTTCCTACGCCGCCGACGGCAACGACATCGCCAACGGCACCCGGGCGGCCATCGCGGTCATCGAAAAGGAAGGCGGCATCCCCGGCTACGACAAGATCGAACTTTTCGCCGAGGACACCGCCTGCGATCCCCGGCAGGCCGTGGCCGCCGCCAACAAGCTGATCAACGAAAAGGTCGTGGGCGTCGTCGGCGCCTACTGCTCCTCGGCCACCATCCCGGCCTCCGAGGCCCTGGCCGACGCCGACATCCCCATGCTGACCCCGGCCTCCACCTCGGAGAAGGTCACCGAGCGCGGCCTGCCCTACATGTTCCGCGTCTGCGGCCGCGACGACGACCAGTCCATCGCCGCCATGAAGTTCATCAAGGACGTGCTCAAGGGCAAGACCATCTTCATCGTGGACGACAAGACCACCTATTCCCAGGGGCTGGCCGACAACGTCGAGAAGCTGGCCAAGAAGGAAGGCATCAAGGTCATCGAGCATGACCACGTCAACCAGGGCGACAAGGACTTCTCCGCCGTCCTCACCAAGATCAAGGAAGCCAAGCCCGACGTCTTCTACATGAGCCTGCAAAACTCCGCCTCCGGGGCGCTCATGCTCATCCAGGCCAAGCGCGCCGGCGTCACCGCCGCCATCATCGGCCAGGACGCGGTCTACCATCCGCAGCTCATGGAGATCGCCAAGGACGCCGCCGAGGGCGCCTACCTGACCTTCGGCTACATCGACGACACCACCCCGGCCTACAAGAAGTTCCTGGCCGCCTACAGCAAGTACGGCAAGCCCGGCGCCTACTCCGCCTACTCCTTCGACGCCGCCTACTCGCTGCTGTCCGCCATCAAGGCGGCCAAGTCCACAGACCCGGCCAAGATCAAGGCCGAACTGGTCAAGATGAACATGGACGGCGCGTCCAAGAAGATCAGGTTCGCCAAAAACGGCGAGTCCGGCTCCAACTACATCATCCGCGTGGTCAAAGACGGCAAGTTCGTCAACTACTGGGACCCGCAGACCGGCAAGAAGTACTAA
- a CDS encoding branched-chain amino acid ABC transporter permease: protein MEYFIQQFINGLTLGGVYALVALGYTMVYGIIALINFSHGEIFAAGGYMGVILLSYMTSKGLMATHPWFGLAFALILAMGYCAMLAMAVEKVAYKPLRQSSRLSVLLSALGMSIFLQNGLMLTQGVYDKAYPTEFTHGGFEAWGVRVSYMQIGIIGVTALLLFLLNALVFRTRIGKAMRATAQDKVMSALVGINSDRVISTTFAIGAALAAAAGIMVGMYYGSVRYDMGFVPGIKAFAAAVLGGIGNITGAMIGGFIIGMVEILAAAYIPHGGEYKDVFAFVILILVLYFMPTGIMGENVDDTRV, encoded by the coding sequence ATGGAATACTTCATACAGCAGTTCATAAACGGCCTGACCCTCGGCGGCGTCTACGCCCTGGTGGCGCTTGGCTACACCATGGTCTACGGCATCATCGCGCTCATCAACTTCTCCCACGGCGAGATCTTCGCCGCCGGCGGCTACATGGGCGTGATCCTTTTAAGCTACATGACCTCCAAGGGGCTCATGGCCACCCATCCCTGGTTCGGGCTGGCCTTCGCCCTGATCCTGGCCATGGGCTACTGCGCCATGCTGGCCATGGCCGTGGAAAAGGTCGCCTACAAGCCGCTGCGCCAATCCTCGCGCCTTTCGGTCCTGCTCTCGGCCCTCGGTATGTCCATTTTCCTGCAAAACGGGCTCATGCTCACCCAGGGCGTCTACGACAAAGCCTACCCCACCGAGTTCACCCACGGCGGCTTCGAAGCCTGGGGCGTGCGGGTCAGCTACATGCAGATCGGCATCATCGGGGTCACCGCCCTGCTCCTTTTCCTGCTCAACGCCCTGGTCTTTAGGACCCGCATCGGCAAGGCCATGCGGGCCACGGCCCAGGACAAGGTCATGTCCGCCCTGGTCGGCATCAACTCCGACCGGGTCATCAGCACCACCTTCGCCATCGGCGCGGCGCTGGCCGCCGCCGCCGGCATCATGGTCGGCATGTACTACGGCTCGGTGCGCTACGACATGGGCTTCGTGCCCGGCATCAAGGCCTTTGCCGCGGCCGTGCTCGGCGGCATCGGCAACATCACCGGGGCCATGATCGGCGGCTTCATCATCGGCATGGTGGAGATCCTGGCCGCGGCCTACATTCCCCACGGCGGCGAGTACAAAGACGTCTTCGCCTTCGTGATCCTCATCCTCGTCCTCTATTTCATGCCGACCGGCATCATGGGAGAAAACGTCGATGACACGCGGGTCTAG
- the livM gene encoding high-affinity branched-chain amino acid ABC transporter permease LivM: MTRGSRKSWAYFGLGLAWFYLLLWPLLGIRDGELHFEKSFLVWLRVAVAATVCFVLYRLGKRGILDPILTPLGKARDAVAHGLEKTPRWMLYLPLAAFALAYPILTNRYAQDVAINVLVYICLGLGLNVVVGLCGLLDLGYIAFYGVGAYTYALLSVHYAVPFWVCLPICALFAAMAGCIIGYPTLRMRGDYLAIVTLGFGEIVRIVINNWMDLTGGPNGVLGIKAPGIYVPSFADGSFSFEHLYLRKLEYLYYIILALAVFTIIAVYRINFSRIGRAFEAIREDETAAELMGVDTFRFKLLAYALGAVFGGLAGAFFAARMRFVSPESFTFIESAMVLAMVVLGGMGSIPGVILGALALVALPEVFRGFELYRMLAFGGAMALMMIVRPAGLWPAARMGKRSDDSE, translated from the coding sequence ATGACACGCGGGTCTAGGAAATCCTGGGCATACTTCGGCCTGGGCCTGGCCTGGTTCTACCTGCTGCTGTGGCCGCTTCTTGGAATCCGCGACGGCGAACTCCATTTCGAGAAGTCGTTTCTGGTCTGGCTGCGGGTGGCCGTGGCCGCCACCGTCTGCTTCGTGCTCTACCGGCTCGGCAAGCGCGGCATCCTCGACCCTATCCTCACGCCGCTCGGCAAGGCCCGCGACGCCGTGGCCCACGGCCTGGAGAAAACCCCGCGCTGGATGCTCTACCTGCCCCTGGCCGCCTTCGCCCTGGCCTACCCCATACTCACCAACCGCTACGCCCAGGACGTGGCCATAAACGTCCTGGTCTACATCTGCCTGGGGCTCGGGCTCAACGTGGTGGTGGGACTGTGCGGCCTGCTCGACCTCGGCTACATCGCCTTCTACGGCGTCGGGGCCTACACCTACGCCCTGCTCTCGGTGCACTACGCCGTGCCGTTCTGGGTCTGCCTGCCCATCTGCGCCCTGTTCGCCGCCATGGCCGGCTGCATCATCGGCTACCCGACGCTGCGCATGCGCGGCGACTACCTGGCCATCGTGACGCTCGGGTTCGGCGAGATCGTGCGCATCGTGATCAACAACTGGATGGATTTGACCGGCGGCCCCAACGGCGTCCTCGGCATCAAGGCCCCGGGCATCTACGTGCCGAGCTTCGCCGACGGCTCCTTTTCCTTCGAGCACCTCTATCTGCGCAAGCTCGAATACCTCTACTACATCATCCTGGCCCTGGCCGTGTTCACCATCATCGCCGTCTACCGCATCAACTTCTCGCGCATCGGCCGCGCCTTCGAAGCCATCCGCGAGGACGAGACCGCGGCCGAACTCATGGGCGTCGACACCTTCCGCTTCAAACTCCTGGCCTACGCCCTGGGCGCGGTCTTCGGCGGCCTGGCCGGAGCCTTTTTCGCCGCCCGCATGCGCTTCGTCAGCCCCGAGAGCTTCACCTTCATCGAGTCGGCCATGGTGCTGGCCATGGTGGTCCTCGGCGGCATGGGCTCCATCCCCGGGGTCATCCTCGGGGCGCTGGCCCTGGTCGCGCTGCCGGAAGTGTTCCGGGGATTCGAGCTCTACCGCATGCTGGCTTTCGGCGGGGCCATGGCCCTCATGATGATCGTGCGCCCGGCCGGACTGTGGCCGGCGGCGCGCATGGGCAAACGTTCGGACGATTCGGAGTAG
- a CDS encoding ABC transporter ATP-binding protein yields MAAILELSGVSAHYGRIQALRDVSLTVGEGEIVTIIGANGAGKSTTLMTICGIVKASAGDVRYLGRSITEVRADRLPSMGLCQVPEGRRIFPRLSVQENLDMGAFFRRDADGIEADLGLVYRLFPILFERRKQHGGTLSGGEQQMLAIARAFMSRPKVLLLDEPSLGLSPMISQHIFRIIKNINEERGMTILLVEQNANIALKLADRAYVMETGSVVMEDSAANLRENADIKKAYLGQ; encoded by the coding sequence GTGGCCGCGATATTGGAACTTTCGGGCGTCAGCGCCCACTACGGCCGCATCCAGGCCCTGCGCGACGTGTCCCTCACCGTGGGCGAGGGCGAGATCGTCACCATCATCGGCGCCAACGGCGCGGGCAAATCCACCACCCTCATGACCATTTGCGGCATCGTCAAAGCCAGCGCCGGCGACGTGCGCTACCTCGGCCGGTCCATCACCGAGGTGCGGGCCGACAGGCTGCCGTCCATGGGGCTTTGCCAAGTGCCCGAGGGCCGGCGCATCTTTCCGCGCCTGTCCGTCCAGGAAAACCTGGACATGGGCGCGTTCTTCCGCCGCGACGCCGACGGCATCGAAGCCGACCTGGGCCTCGTCTACCGCCTTTTCCCCATCCTTTTCGAACGCCGCAAACAACACGGCGGCACCCTCTCCGGCGGGGAACAGCAAATGCTGGCCATCGCCCGGGCATTCATGAGCCGGCCCAAGGTTCTGCTCCTGGACGAGCCGTCGCTGGGGCTCTCGCCCATGATCTCCCAGCACATCTTCCGCATCATCAAAAACATCAACGAGGAGCGCGGCATGACCATCCTCCTCGTGGAACAAAACGCCAACATCGCGCTGAAGCTCGCCGACCGGGCCTATGTCATGGAGACCGGCTCCGTGGTCATGGAGGATTCCGCCGCGAACCTGCGTGAAAACGCCGACATCAAGAAGGCCTACCTTGGACAATAA
- a CDS encoding DMT family transporter, translated as MAGYLYVLCAASLWGLIGPLSKLSFAAGMDTVEVAFWRTTLAWFCFAGQAIANKEVRIAPRDLPAVAGFGVCGIAGLFGAYVVAVDAGGAALASVLLYTAPAWVALLSWFFLKEPMGGYKVAAVVATIVGVAGVSLGPGASGHTAIGSKAIVFGLLSGITYALYYIFGKYYLGRYRTPTLFLYALPVGSLTLLPFVHFTRPTLAGAVPCLALALLSTYSAYSIYYAGLRRLEATRAAVVATMEPVIAAILAYTMFGERFDLVGYLGAGLILASVLMTIWDGARQRFRSPLPTPTGQPQG; from the coding sequence GTGGCCGGATATCTGTACGTTTTGTGCGCCGCCTCGTTGTGGGGACTTATCGGGCCGCTGTCCAAGCTGTCGTTCGCCGCCGGCATGGACACGGTGGAAGTCGCCTTCTGGCGCACCACCCTGGCCTGGTTTTGCTTCGCCGGCCAGGCCATCGCCAATAAGGAAGTCCGCATCGCGCCCCGCGACCTGCCCGCCGTGGCCGGATTCGGCGTGTGCGGCATCGCCGGACTGTTCGGGGCCTACGTCGTGGCCGTGGATGCCGGCGGCGCGGCGCTCGCCTCGGTGCTGCTCTACACCGCCCCGGCCTGGGTGGCGCTTCTGTCCTGGTTTTTCCTCAAGGAACCCATGGGCGGCTACAAGGTGGCCGCCGTCGTCGCCACCATCGTCGGCGTGGCCGGGGTGAGCCTCGGGCCCGGCGCAAGCGGCCATACGGCCATCGGGAGCAAGGCCATCGTCTTTGGCCTGCTTTCCGGAATCACCTACGCTCTGTATTACATCTTCGGGAAATACTACCTGGGCCGCTACCGCACCCCGACGCTGTTCCTGTATGCCCTGCCCGTGGGATCGTTGACGCTTTTGCCCTTCGTCCACTTCACCCGGCCGACCCTGGCCGGAGCCGTGCCCTGCCTGGCCCTGGCCCTCCTCTCCACCTACAGCGCCTACTCGATCTACTACGCCGGGCTGAGGCGCCTGGAAGCCACCCGGGCCGCCGTGGTGGCCACCATGGAGCCTGTCATCGCCGCCATTTTGGCCTATACCATGTTCGGCGAGCGCTTCGACTTGGTGGGGTACCTCGGGGCCGGACTCATCCTCGCCTCGGTGCTCATGACCATCTGGGACGGCGCGCGCCAACGCTTTCGCTCGCCGCTGCCCACCCCGACCGGACAGCCCCAGGGCTAA